In Janthinobacterium sp. J1-1, a single genomic region encodes these proteins:
- the nudB gene encoding dihydroneopterin triphosphate diphosphatase: protein MTYKIPVSVLVVIHTADLDVLLIERAGQPGFWQSVTGSIDAVDEPLLQAATRELFEETGIVADGQQIALLDWQLSNVYEIYPVWRHRYAPGVVHNTEHVFSVRVPRDCVVTVNPREHLRYTWLPYLAAADQCFSSSNAEAILQLPAITGLNPGQAPQEST, encoded by the coding sequence ATGACTTATAAAATTCCCGTTTCCGTGCTGGTCGTCATCCATACGGCCGACCTCGACGTGCTGCTGATCGAGCGCGCGGGGCAGCCCGGCTTCTGGCAATCGGTGACCGGTTCGATCGACGCCGTCGACGAACCGCTGTTGCAGGCGGCCACGCGCGAGCTGTTCGAAGAGACCGGCATCGTCGCCGACGGCCAGCAGATCGCGCTGCTCGATTGGCAACTGTCGAATGTGTATGAGATTTATCCGGTCTGGCGCCATCGCTATGCACCCGGCGTGGTCCACAATACGGAACACGTGTTCAGCGTGCGCGTGCCGCGCGACTGCGTGGTGACTGTCAATCCGCGCGAACACCTGCGCTATACATGGCTGCCGTATCTGGCGGCGGCCGACCAGTGTTTTTCTTCTTCCAATGCGGAAGCGATTCTGCAACTGCCAGCCATCACGGGGTTGAATCCGGGCCAGGCGCCACAAGAAAGTACCTGA
- a CDS encoding Tim44-like domain-containing protein produces the protein MKLKKFMVGMMLAATTVSMLGEALARPMGGGRSMGRQSQNVSRQAPAPAPAPAPAAAQRQAQPAPAAPAPASAAKPPSRWKGLLGGALLGLGLGALLSHFGLGGALASMISTLLMVALLAGAAYFIYRMVRGKRENNGNPAPFAGFGGNTPAPAGNVPEIGSRIPPLPPLQPVSSGVGLDKPAAPVAPAQWGVPADFDQAAFLRHAKSNFIRLQAAWDKADVNDIREFTTPEVYAELRMQIQERGAQADFTDVVTIDAELLGIETSVNDYLASVKFIGQIRSAPGAAAEPFSEVWNMSKPVSGSTGWVLAGIQQV, from the coding sequence ATGAAACTGAAAAAATTTATGGTCGGCATGATGCTGGCCGCTACCACCGTATCCATGCTGGGCGAGGCGCTGGCCCGTCCCATGGGCGGTGGCCGTTCCATGGGACGCCAGTCGCAGAACGTGAGCCGCCAGGCGCCCGCACCGGCGCCGGCCCCCGCGCCAGCGGCCGCACAGCGCCAGGCCCAACCGGCACCTGCCGCGCCGGCGCCGGCCTCTGCCGCCAAACCGCCTAGCCGCTGGAAGGGTTTGCTGGGCGGCGCCTTGCTGGGCCTGGGCCTGGGCGCGCTGCTGTCGCATTTCGGCTTGGGCGGCGCCCTGGCCAGCATGATCAGCACCTTGCTGATGGTGGCCTTGCTGGCCGGTGCCGCTTACTTCATCTACCGCATGGTGCGCGGCAAGCGCGAGAACAATGGCAATCCGGCGCCGTTTGCCGGTTTTGGCGGCAATACGCCTGCGCCGGCCGGCAATGTGCCGGAGATCGGTTCGCGCATTCCACCGCTGCCGCCGCTGCAACCGGTGTCGTCCGGCGTCGGCCTGGACAAGCCTGCCGCGCCGGTCGCTCCCGCACAATGGGGCGTGCCGGCCGATTTTGATCAAGCCGCCTTTTTGCGCCATGCGAAAAGCAACTTCATTCGCCTGCAGGCCGCCTGGGACAAGGCCGACGTCAACGATATCCGCGAGTTCACCACGCCCGAAGTGTATGCCGAGCTGCGCATGCAGATCCAGGAACGGGGCGCGCAAGCGGACTTCACCGACGTGGTCACCATCGACGCCGAGTTGCTGGGCATCGAGACCAGCGTCAACGATTACCTGGCCAGCGTGAAGTTCATCGGCCAGATCCGTTCGGCGCCAGGCGCTGCAGCCGAGCCGTTCTCGGAAGTGTGGAATATGTCGAAACCGGTCAGTGGCAGCACCGGCTGGGTACTGGCAGGTATCCAGCAAGTGTAA
- a CDS encoding RNA-binding S4 domain-containing protein, with product MSEMSNLRIDKWLWAARFFKTRTLASEAVDTGKVKVGGERVKPARGLRIGDELFIDNGADTWEVEVLGLSDKRGAAPVARLLYAETPASIARREQAQEERKLFREPGSTIKGRPTKRDRRQLSKAGDLS from the coding sequence ATGAGCGAGATGAGCAATCTGCGTATCGACAAATGGCTGTGGGCGGCGCGTTTTTTCAAGACGCGCACCCTGGCCAGCGAGGCCGTCGATACCGGTAAAGTCAAAGTGGGCGGCGAGCGCGTGAAACCGGCGCGCGGCCTGCGCATCGGCGATGAATTGTTCATCGACAATGGCGCCGATACGTGGGAAGTGGAAGTGCTGGGCCTGTCCGACAAGCGCGGCGCGGCGCCCGTGGCGCGCCTGCTGTATGCGGAAACGCCGGCCAGCATCGCGCGCCGCGAGCAGGCCCAGGAAGAACGCAAACTGTTCCGCGAGCCGGGCAGCACCATCAAAGGGCGGCCGACCAAGCGCGACCGCCGTCAACTGAGCAAGGCCGGCGACCTCTCCTGA
- the ubiB gene encoding ubiquinone biosynthesis regulatory protein kinase UbiB has protein sequence MILKFLRLLKIIRVSIKYGLDEIAISGLKVPRTAKLIDTVIFWRDLSSPRGLRLRLALEELGPIFVKFGQVLSTRRDLMPPDIAEELAHLQDRVPPFDSDLAIAQITKSLGAHPDQLFAHFERDPVASASIAQVHFATLKNGKEVAVKVLRPGMKKLIDEDVALMHIAAEWTSRLWADSKRLKPREVVGEFDKYLHDELDLMREAANASQLRRNFADSNLLLVPEMYWDYCSSSVIVMERMNGIPVSQIDRLVAAGVDLRKLSTDGVEIFFTQVFRDGFFHADMHPGNILVSIAPESFGRYIALDFGIVGTLNDYDKDYLSQNFLAFFRRDYKRVAEAHIESGWAPKETRVDELEAAVRACCEPIFDRPLKDISFGQVLLRLFQTSRRFNVEVQPQLVLLQKTLLNIEGLGRQLDPELDLWQTAKPYLEKWMSKQVGPQGFMERMRAEAPRYAHIFPQLPRLLHQALTVAGEPRENEVELMKTLLAEQRQTNRLLSFIVYFVGAFALGALGFQLFMRWHQLPF, from the coding sequence ATGATCTTGAAATTTTTGCGCCTGTTAAAAATCATCCGGGTATCCATCAAATACGGTCTTGATGAAATCGCCATCTCTGGCTTGAAAGTACCGCGTACCGCCAAGCTGATCGACACCGTCATCTTCTGGCGCGACCTGTCCTCGCCGCGCGGCCTGCGCCTGCGCCTGGCCCTGGAAGAGCTGGGCCCCATCTTCGTCAAGTTCGGCCAGGTGCTGTCGACCCGGCGCGACCTGATGCCGCCCGATATCGCCGAAGAACTGGCCCACCTGCAAGACCGGGTGCCGCCGTTCGACTCCGACCTGGCGATCGCGCAGATCACCAAGTCCTTGGGCGCGCACCCTGACCAGCTATTCGCCCATTTCGAGCGCGACCCGGTGGCCTCCGCTTCGATTGCCCAGGTGCACTTTGCCACATTAAAAAATGGCAAGGAAGTGGCCGTCAAAGTGCTGCGTCCGGGCATGAAAAAGCTGATCGACGAAGACGTGGCGCTGATGCATATCGCCGCCGAATGGACCAGCCGCCTGTGGGCCGACAGCAAGCGATTGAAGCCGCGTGAAGTGGTGGGCGAGTTCGACAAATACCTGCACGACGAGCTGGACCTGATGCGCGAGGCGGCCAATGCCAGCCAGCTGCGCCGCAACTTTGCCGATTCGAACCTGCTGCTGGTGCCGGAAATGTACTGGGATTACTGTTCCAGCAGCGTGATCGTGATGGAACGCATGAACGGCATCCCCGTCTCGCAGATCGACCGCCTGGTGGCGGCCGGCGTGGACTTGCGCAAGCTGTCCACCGATGGCGTCGAGATTTTCTTCACGCAAGTATTCCGCGACGGCTTTTTCCACGCGGACATGCACCCGGGTAATATTCTCGTGTCGATCGCGCCCGAGTCGTTCGGCCGCTATATCGCGCTCGACTTCGGCATCGTCGGCACCTTGAACGACTACGATAAAGATTACTTGTCGCAAAACTTCCTGGCCTTCTTCCGCCGCGACTACAAGCGCGTGGCCGAGGCCCATATCGAATCGGGCTGGGCGCCCAAGGAAACCCGCGTCGACGAACTGGAAGCGGCCGTGCGCGCCTGCTGCGAGCCGATCTTCGACCGACCCTTGAAAGATATCTCGTTCGGCCAGGTGCTGCTGCGGCTGTTCCAGACCTCGCGCCGCTTCAACGTGGAAGTGCAGCCGCAACTGGTGCTGTTGCAAAAGACCCTGCTCAATATCGAAGGCCTGGGCCGCCAGCTGGACCCGGAACTGGACCTGTGGCAGACGGCCAAGCCGTATCTGGAAAAATGGATGAGCAAGCAGGTGGGGCCGCAAGGCTTCATGGAACGGATGCGCGCCGAGGCGCCACGCTATGCGCATATCTTCCCGCAACTGCCGCGCTTGCTGCACCAGGCCTTGACGGTGGCCGGCGAGCCGCGCGAAAACGAGGTGGAGCTGATGAAAACCTTGCTGGCGGAGCAAAGACAAACCAATCGCCTGCTGAGCTTTATCGTGTATTTCGTCGGCGCCTTTGCGCTGGGCGCCCTGGGCTTCCAGCTGTTCATGCGCTGGCATCAACTGCCATTCTAA
- the ubiE gene encoding bifunctional demethylmenaquinone methyltransferase/2-methoxy-6-polyprenyl-1,4-benzoquinol methylase UbiE — MTNTTHFGYKTVAEDDKVREVAKVFHSVAAKYDVMNDLMSGGLHRLWKTFTIANAGVRPGFKVLDIAGGTGDLSKAFAKQAGPTGEVWLTDINESMLRVGRDRLLNRGLLTPTMLCDAEKLPFPDNYFDRVSVAFGLRNMTHKDVALAEMRRVLKPGGKLLVLEFSKVAAPLQKPYDLYSFSVLPWFGQKIAGDAESYRYLAESIRMHPDQETLKTMMETAGLERVQYYNLTAGIAALHTGIKM, encoded by the coding sequence ATGACCAATACGACGCATTTCGGATACAAAACAGTTGCAGAAGACGATAAAGTGCGCGAAGTCGCCAAGGTGTTTCACTCCGTCGCTGCCAAATATGACGTGATGAACGACCTGATGTCGGGCGGCCTGCATCGCTTGTGGAAGACGTTTACGATTGCCAACGCGGGCGTGCGCCCCGGCTTCAAGGTGCTCGATATCGCCGGCGGCACGGGCGACCTGTCCAAGGCCTTTGCCAAGCAGGCGGGCCCGACCGGTGAAGTCTGGCTGACCGATATCAACGAGTCGATGTTGCGCGTGGGCCGCGACCGCCTCTTGAATCGCGGCCTGTTGACCCCCACCATGTTGTGTGACGCGGAAAAACTGCCGTTCCCCGATAACTATTTTGACCGTGTCAGCGTGGCCTTTGGCCTGCGCAACATGACGCACAAGGACGTGGCACTGGCGGAAATGCGCCGCGTGCTGAAACCGGGCGGCAAGCTGCTGGTGCTGGAATTTTCGAAAGTGGCGGCGCCGCTGCAAAAGCCGTACGACCTGTATTCGTTCTCGGTGCTGCCATGGTTCGGGCAGAAGATTGCCGGCGACGCGGAAAGCTACCGCTACCTGGCCGAATCGATCCGCATGCATCCGGACCAGGAAACCCTGAAGACGATGATGGAAACGGCGGGCCTCGAGCGCGTGCAATACTACAATTTGACGGCAGGCATAGCCGCTTTGCATACCGGCATCAAGATGTAA
- a CDS encoding DUF502 domain-containing protein has product MRKYFITGLLILVPLAITVWVLNLVIGTLDQSLLLVPQRFRPQSMFGFDIPGLGTILTILIVFLTGLLTNNLVGNYVVKLWERLLQRIPIVNSLYSSVKQVSDTLFSSSGNAFRKAVLVPYPHQNSWTIAFLTGVPGGDAARHLVGDYVSVYVPTTPNPTSGFFLMMKRSDVVELDMSVDAALKYIVSMGVVAPAEVAAVAAPVTVPAAKE; this is encoded by the coding sequence ATGCGTAAATACTTTATTACCGGATTGCTGATTCTAGTGCCGCTGGCGATCACCGTCTGGGTACTCAACCTGGTGATCGGCACGCTGGACCAGTCGCTGTTGCTGGTGCCGCAACGTTTCCGCCCGCAATCGATGTTCGGCTTTGACATTCCCGGCCTGGGCACGATACTGACCATATTGATCGTGTTTTTGACTGGCTTGCTGACCAACAACCTGGTCGGCAACTATGTGGTGAAACTGTGGGAGCGCCTGCTGCAACGCATTCCCATCGTCAATTCCCTGTATTCGAGCGTCAAGCAGGTGTCGGACACCCTGTTTTCCTCGTCGGGCAATGCGTTCCGCAAGGCCGTGCTGGTGCCGTATCCGCACCAGAACTCGTGGACCATCGCCTTTTTGACGGGCGTGCCGGGCGGCGATGCGGCCAGGCACCTGGTGGGCGATTATGTCAGCGTGTATGTGCCGACGACGCCCAACCCCACATCGGGCTTTTTCCTGATGATGAAACGCAGCGATGTGGTCGAGCTCGACATGAGCGTCGACGCGGCGCTCAAGTACATTGTCTCGATGGGCGTGGTGGCGCCCGCGGAAGTTGCCGCTGTCGCTGCCCCGGTAACGGTGCCGGCAGCCAAAGAATAA
- the aspS gene encoding aspartate--tRNA ligase: MRTEYCGLVTEAMLGQTVSLCGWVHRRRDHGSLIFIDLRDREGLVQIVCNPEQAEMFKVAEAVRNEFCLRVTGVVTNRIDGTINNNLKSGKIEVVCSELEVLNPSVPVPFQLDDDNLSETTRLTHRVLDLRRPQMQNNLRLRYKVTMEVRKYLDNLGFIDIETPMLTKSTPEGARDYLVPSRVNAGSFFALPQSPQLFKQLLMVANFDRYYQITKCFRDEDLRADRQPEFTQIDCETSFLTEQEIRDLFEDMIRVVFKNTLNIDLPNPFPVMDFAEAMGLYGSDKPDMRVKLAFTDLTEIMKSVEFKVFNGAANMKGGRVVALRVPGGGTMPRSEIDAYTQFVAIYGAKGLAYIKVNEKAKGPEGLQSPIVKFLPADVLATILEQTGAQDGDLIFFGADKAKVVNDAIGALRVKIGHSEFGKKAGLFDDVWKPLWVVDFPMFEHDEEADRWTATHHPFTAPKDGHEDMLESDPGACIAKAYDMVLNGWELGGGSIRIHREEVQSKVFRALKIDAEEAQLKFGFLLDALQYGAPPHGGLAFGLDRIVTMMTGSESIRDVIAFPKTQRAQDLLTHAPSEVDEKQLRELHIRLRSADPKVV; encoded by the coding sequence ATGCGTACTGAATATTGCGGCCTCGTCACCGAAGCCATGCTGGGCCAAACCGTCAGCCTGTGCGGCTGGGTACATCGCCGCCGTGACCACGGCAGCCTGATCTTCATCGACCTGCGCGACCGCGAAGGCCTGGTGCAGATCGTCTGCAACCCGGAACAAGCCGAGATGTTCAAGGTCGCCGAAGCCGTGCGCAATGAATTCTGCCTGCGCGTGACGGGCGTGGTGACCAACCGTATCGACGGCACCATCAACAACAACCTGAAATCGGGCAAGATCGAAGTGGTGTGCTCCGAACTGGAAGTGCTGAACCCTTCCGTGCCGGTACCGTTCCAGCTGGACGACGACAACCTGTCGGAAACCACGCGTTTGACGCACCGCGTGCTGGACCTGCGCCGCCCGCAAATGCAGAACAACCTGCGCCTGCGCTACAAGGTGACGATGGAAGTGCGCAAGTACCTCGACAACCTGGGCTTCATCGACATCGAAACGCCGATGCTGACCAAGTCGACCCCGGAAGGCGCGCGCGACTACCTGGTGCCGTCGCGTGTCAACGCCGGCAGCTTCTTCGCGCTGCCGCAGTCGCCGCAGCTGTTCAAGCAGCTGTTGATGGTCGCCAACTTCGACCGTTACTACCAGATCACCAAGTGCTTCCGCGACGAAGACCTGCGCGCCGACCGCCAGCCTGAATTCACCCAGATCGACTGCGAAACCTCGTTCCTGACGGAACAGGAAATCCGCGACCTGTTCGAAGACATGATCCGCGTGGTGTTCAAGAACACCCTGAACATCGACCTGCCGAACCCGTTCCCGGTGATGGACTTTGCCGAAGCGATGGGCCTGTACGGTTCCGACAAGCCGGACATGCGCGTCAAGCTGGCCTTCACCGACCTGACCGAGATCATGAAATCGGTCGAGTTCAAGGTCTTCAACGGCGCCGCCAACATGAAGGGCGGCCGCGTGGTGGCCTTGCGCGTACCGGGCGGCGGCACCATGCCGCGTTCGGAAATCGACGCCTACACCCAGTTCGTCGCCATCTACGGCGCCAAGGGCCTGGCCTACATCAAGGTCAACGAGAAAGCCAAGGGTCCTGAAGGCCTGCAGTCGCCGATCGTCAAGTTCCTGCCGGCCGACGTGCTGGCCACGATCCTCGAGCAGACCGGCGCGCAAGACGGCGACCTGATCTTCTTCGGCGCCGACAAGGCGAAAGTCGTCAACGACGCCATCGGCGCGCTGCGCGTGAAAATCGGCCACAGCGAATTCGGCAAGAAAGCCGGCCTGTTCGACGACGTGTGGAAGCCATTGTGGGTGGTCGACTTCCCGATGTTCGAACACGACGAAGAAGCGGACCGCTGGACCGCCACCCACCATCCGTTCACGGCGCCGAAAGACGGCCATGAAGACATGCTGGAAAGCGATCCGGGCGCCTGCATCGCCAAGGCCTACGACATGGTCCTGAACGGCTGGGAACTGGGCGGCGGTTCGATCCGTATCCACCGCGAAGAAGTGCAGTCGAAAGTGTTCCGCGCGCTGAAGATCGATGCCGAGGAAGCGCAGCTGAAATTCGGCTTCCTGCTCGACGCCCTGCAATATGGCGCGCCACCGCATGGCGGCCTGGCATTCGGCCTGGACCGTATCGTGACCATGATGACCGGTTCCGAATCGATCCGCGACGTGATCGCCTTCCCGAAAACCCAGCGCGCGCAAGACTTGCTGACCCACGCGCCGTCGGAAGTGGACGAGAAGCAACTGCGCGAACTGCATATCCGTTTGCGCAGCGCCGATCCTAAAGTAGTCTAA
- the clsB gene encoding cardiolipin synthase ClsB codes for MRSVHYTAHNDIQLLYCGTDYFPALIGAIDNAKKEVYFETYIFADDATGTLVLDALKRAAARGVMVCMITDWFGTGRRRVNAMHAQLEAAGVHHRVFNPWFLRGVTRTHRKICVVDYEVALVGGININDDMFCDYDHNISLEAPRWDFAVQVKGPLVDAIHMEAQAQWARLGKMNLVRRIKLYRKMRVVGKELAKNPVVAGFVVRDNLRNRRTIQRAYLQALGQARKSVMLANPYFAPGHKLRRALARAAQRGVDVVLLIGVGEFKLQDAVAHSFYPKLLAAGVKIVEYRKTQLHAKVAVVDDDWATVGSSNIDALSLFLNQEANVVIKDVAFAQALRQHIEQGIADGKVIHQDDFKHIGRVQRIGYELAFWSYRLVMRIFSVGKYA; via the coding sequence ATGCGTTCAGTCCACTATACCGCCCATAACGACATCCAGCTGCTGTATTGCGGCACCGACTACTTTCCCGCCCTGATCGGCGCCATCGACAATGCAAAGAAAGAGGTCTATTTCGAGACCTATATCTTTGCCGACGACGCCACCGGCACCCTGGTGCTCGACGCCCTGAAGCGGGCGGCCGCGCGCGGCGTCATGGTCTGCATGATTACCGACTGGTTCGGCACCGGCCGGCGCAGGGTCAACGCCATGCATGCCCAGCTGGAAGCGGCGGGCGTGCATCACCGCGTGTTCAACCCGTGGTTCTTGCGCGGCGTCACGCGCACGCACCGGAAGATCTGCGTGGTCGATTACGAGGTGGCGCTGGTGGGCGGCATCAATATCAATGACGACATGTTTTGCGACTACGACCACAATATCAGCCTGGAAGCGCCGCGCTGGGATTTCGCGGTGCAGGTGAAAGGGCCGCTGGTCGACGCCATCCATATGGAAGCGCAGGCGCAGTGGGCGCGCCTGGGCAAGATGAACCTGGTGCGCCGCATCAAGCTGTACCGCAAGATGCGGGTGGTCGGCAAGGAACTGGCGAAGAACCCGGTGGTGGCCGGCTTTGTCGTGCGCGACAACCTGCGCAACCGCCGCACCATTCAGCGCGCCTATCTGCAGGCGCTGGGCCAGGCGCGCAAGAGCGTGATGCTGGCCAACCCGTATTTTGCACCCGGCCACAAGCTGCGCCGGGCGCTGGCGCGCGCCGCCCAGCGCGGGGTGGACGTGGTGCTGCTGATCGGCGTGGGCGAGTTCAAGCTGCAAGATGCCGTCGCGCATTCGTTTTACCCTAAGCTGCTGGCGGCCGGCGTGAAAATCGTCGAATACCGCAAGACGCAGCTGCATGCCAAGGTGGCGGTGGTCGACGATGACTGGGCCACCGTGGGCTCGAGCAATATCGACGCGCTCAGCCTGTTTTTGAACCAGGAAGCCAATGTGGTGATCAAGGACGTGGCGTTCGCCCAGGCCTTGCGCCAGCATATAGAACAGGGCATTGCCGACGGCAAGGTGATCCACCAGGACGACTTCAAGCATATCGGCCGCGTGCAGCGCATCGGCTATGAGCTGGCGTTCTGGAGTTACCGCCTGGTGATGCGCATCTTTTCAGTAGGGAAATACGCATGA
- a CDS encoding FmdB family zinc ribbon protein, whose product MPIYAYRCEECGFAKDVLQKMSDPVLTVCLSCGKPSFKKQLTAAGFQLKGTGWYATDFRGGTAPTTAIPTGPAESAKPAADSAPAAATPAATPAPAAAPKAD is encoded by the coding sequence ATGCCGATTTACGCTTACCGCTGTGAAGAGTGTGGTTTTGCCAAGGATGTCTTGCAAAAGATGTCCGATCCCGTGCTGACGGTGTGCCTGTCTTGCGGCAAGCCCAGTTTCAAGAAACAATTGACCGCCGCCGGTTTCCAGTTGAAGGGCACCGGCTGGTACGCCACCGATTTCCGTGGCGGCACGGCGCCGACCACCGCCATCCCGACCGGGCCTGCCGAGAGCGCCAAGCCGGCTGCCGACAGCGCACCCGCCGCGGCCACGCCAGCAGCGACGCCAGCGCCGGCCGCCGCGCCGAAAGCGGACTGA
- a CDS encoding SCP2 sterol-binding domain-containing protein, whose protein sequence is MIASVPDLSPTAAVSLAAVATINHLLAQEPWARKQLAVHAGKLAVIDTGAVAIRLLVDGIGMLERAPVDVPANVTIRVKLSDLPLIAQNRERAFSYVKIEGDAEFANAISQLSKGLRWDAEHDLEKVLGPILATRMVAGARDAVDFVRAGQQKLAENVAEYFLEEQPLLIRPANLADYSAGVTRVRDDVERLAKRLARLEKAHAAVQPLPPSPDVST, encoded by the coding sequence ATGATTGCATCTGTTCCAGATCTTTCCCCGACGGCCGCCGTCAGCCTGGCTGCCGTGGCCACCATCAACCACTTGCTGGCGCAGGAGCCGTGGGCGCGCAAGCAACTGGCCGTGCATGCCGGCAAACTGGCCGTGATCGATACGGGCGCCGTGGCGATCCGCCTGCTGGTCGACGGCATCGGCATGCTGGAGCGCGCACCTGTTGATGTGCCGGCCAATGTCACCATCCGCGTGAAATTGTCGGATTTGCCCTTGATTGCGCAAAACCGCGAGCGCGCATTTTCCTATGTGAAGATCGAGGGCGATGCCGAGTTCGCCAATGCGATCTCGCAGCTGAGCAAGGGTCTGCGCTGGGATGCCGAACACGACCTGGAAAAAGTGCTGGGTCCGATACTGGCCACGCGCATGGTCGCCGGTGCCCGCGATGCGGTGGACTTTGTCCGTGCCGGCCAGCAAAAACTGGCGGAAAACGTGGCCGAGTATTTCCTGGAAGAACAGCCACTGCTGATCCGTCCCGCCAACCTGGCGGACTATTCCGCCGGCGTCACGCGCGTGCGCGACGACGTCGAACGCCTGGCCAAGCGCCTTGCCCGGCTGGAAAAGGCGCATGCCGCCGTCCAGCCTTTGCCACCTTCACCGGATGTGTCTACATGA
- a CDS encoding endonuclease/exonuclease/phosphatase family protein: MKIRVATYNIHKGVSSVRGLPRVHALKQAIALFDADVVFLQEVQGKHDRNAARYGAEAHGHKHWPEASQHEFFAGPEHHTAYGMNAVYDHGHHGNALLSRYPIGSQVNHDVSDHAYEQRGILHCVLQTPQADVHCYVVHLGLFESGRGRQTQALIDAVMASAPNGEPVIIAGDFNDWRNTLSDKLRNALGVVEVFDQRASNSALGDLVRTLARRQARPPVPVPARTFPAALPWFRLDRIYVRGFQVEGAQVMHGTLWAKLSDHAPIVAALKLA; this comes from the coding sequence ATGAAAATCCGCGTAGCAACTTATAATATCCACAAGGGTGTGTCCTCCGTGCGCGGGCTGCCCCGCGTGCATGCCCTCAAGCAGGCGATCGCCCTGTTCGATGCCGATGTCGTGTTCCTGCAGGAGGTACAGGGCAAGCACGACCGCAATGCGGCCCGCTATGGCGCCGAAGCGCATGGCCACAAGCATTGGCCGGAAGCGTCGCAGCATGAATTCTTTGCCGGCCCCGAGCACCATACGGCCTACGGCATGAATGCCGTGTACGACCATGGCCACCATGGCAACGCCTTGCTCAGCCGGTACCCGATCGGCTCCCAGGTCAACCATGACGTGTCCGACCATGCGTATGAACAGCGCGGCATCCTGCATTGCGTACTGCAAACGCCGCAGGCCGACGTGCACTGCTATGTGGTGCACCTGGGCTTGTTCGAATCGGGACGGGGCCGTCAGACGCAGGCCCTGATCGACGCCGTGATGGCCTCGGCGCCGAATGGCGAGCCGGTGATCATCGCCGGCGACTTCAACGACTGGCGCAACACCCTCAGCGACAAGCTGAGGAATGCGCTGGGCGTGGTGGAAGTGTTCGACCAGCGCGCCTCCAATTCGGCCCTGGGCGACCTGGTGCGCACCCTGGCGCGGCGCCAGGCCCGTCCGCCCGTGCCGGTGCCGGCGCGCACCTTTCCCGCCGCCTTGCCATGGTTCCGGCTCGACCGCATCTATGTGCGCGGCTTCCAGGTGGAAGGGGCGCAAGTGATGCATGGCACCTTGTGGGCAAAACTGTCGGACCATGCGCCGATCGTTGCCGCCTTGAAACTGGCCTAG
- a CDS encoding methyltransferase, translated as MADFHTRDPLSPAFWDERFDKQFTPWDQGGVPQRLAQFVAGSPAPLRCLIPGCGSAYELAFMLDHGWKATAIDFSPGAVAAARAVLGQRAEHVEQADFFAWQPVAALDLIYERAFLCAMPRAMWPQVAARWAQLLAPGAMLAGYFFFDDNGKGPPFGIAREQLFELLAPHFDCLADESVDDSIAVFAGKERWMAWRRRPG; from the coding sequence ATGGCTGACTTTCACACCCGCGATCCGCTCTCGCCCGCCTTCTGGGACGAGCGGTTTGACAAGCAATTCACGCCGTGGGACCAGGGTGGCGTGCCGCAGCGCCTGGCGCAATTTGTCGCCGGCAGTCCGGCGCCGCTGCGCTGCCTGATTCCCGGCTGCGGCTCGGCCTACGAGCTGGCCTTCATGCTCGACCATGGCTGGAAGGCCACCGCCATCGACTTTTCGCCGGGCGCCGTGGCCGCGGCCCGCGCCGTGCTGGGCCAGCGGGCAGAACATGTGGAGCAGGCCGATTTCTTTGCCTGGCAGCCAGTAGCCGCCCTGGACCTGATCTATGAACGCGCGTTTCTGTGCGCCATGCCGCGCGCCATGTGGCCGCAGGTGGCCGCGCGCTGGGCGCAGCTGCTGGCGCCGGGCGCCATGCTGGCCGGCTATTTCTTTTTTGACGACAATGGCAAGGGGCCGCCGTTCGGCATCGCCCGCGAGCAGCTGTTTGAATTGCTGGCGCCGCATTTCGACTGCCTGGCCGATGAAAGCGTCGACGATTCGATTGCCGTGTTTGCCGGCAAGGAACGCTGGATGGCCTGGCGCCGTCGCCCTGGCTGA